A stretch of DNA from Oncorhynchus nerka isolate Pitt River linkage group LG22, Oner_Uvic_2.0, whole genome shotgun sequence:
gagatcaagttctcatttacaactgcgacctggccaagataaagcatagcagtgtgaacagacaacacagagttacacatggagtaaacaatcaaaaaaagtcaataacacagtagagaaaaatagtctatatacattgtgtgcaaaaggcatgaggaggtaggcgaataattacaattttgcagattaacactggagtgataaatgatcagatggtcatgtgcaggaagatatactggtgtgcaaaagagcagaaaagtaaataaataaaaacagtatgggaatgaggtaggtaaattgggtgggctatttaccgatagactatgtacagctgcagcgatcggttagctgctcagatagcagatgtttaaagttggtgagggagataaaagtctccaacttcagtgatttttgcaattcattcccgtcacaagcagcagagaactggaaggaaaggcggacaaATGAGGTGTTgtctttagggatgatcagtgagatacacctgctggagcgcgtgctacgggtgggtgttgccatcgtgaccagtgagctgagataaggcggagctttacctagcatggacttgtagatgacctggagccagtgggtctggcgacgaatatgtagcgagggcctgccaactagagcatacaggtcgcagtggtgggtggtataaggtgctttagtaaaaaaacagatggcactgtgataaactgcatccagtttgctgagtagagtattggaagctattttgtagatgacatcgccgaagtcgaggatcggtaggatagtcagttttactagggtaagtttggcggcgtgagtgaaggaggctttgttgcggaatagaaagccgaccacagatttgattttagattggagatgtttgatatgagtctggaaggagagtttacagtctagccagacacctaggtacttatagatgtccacatattctaggtcggaaccatccagagtGGTGATTCTAGTTGGgcgtagttggtgaaccagacaaggcggtcattagaaaaaccgaggctactgagtctgccgataagaatatggtgattgacagagtcgaaagccttggccaggtcgatgaagacggctgcacagtactgtcttttatgtgtgccattcaaagggtgaatgggcaTGACAAAATATTTttgtgcctttgaactgggtatggtagtaggtgccaggcgcaccggtttgtgcccaaggactgcaacgctgctggggttttcacgctcaacagaaTCCTGtgtctatcaagaatggtccaccgcccaaaggacatccagccaacttgagaagcattggagtcaacatgggccagctttTCAAACACCTTCTAGAGTctatgccctgacgaattgagcaTGTTCTGATGGCAAAAGGGTCCTACACTTTTGTAGGACCCTGTGAGTATGTGAGTATTTGTGTTCTGCTTTTAAGAAGACTGCTTTAAGAAGACCCTGTTTTCTTTCCCCTGATACCGCACCAGTGTAGGGCAGCTTATGATTTTCTACTGGGATCTGTATTCTGGCGACGTTACTGACTGGCTAAACTAATTGTTTAACCCGGTAAATGAAGTCTGATAGGCtgcgttggggcggcaggtagcctagtggttagagcattggactagtaaccgaaaggttgcaagattgaatctccgagctgacaaggtaaatatctgtcgttctgcccctgaataaggcagttaacccactgttcctaggccgtcattgaaaataagaatttgtagcCCAATTATGTTTTTTTCCTCTAAtgggtcttttgaccaatcacatcagatctttttcagagctgatctgattggtcaaaagaaaaaagatatatcagaattgggctgcctgtgtgaacGCAGCCTAACTTGTTTCTTTTTCGAAAGCAGTTAACAATTTGCCATTATCAAAGCCCACCTGAATTCTCACTTCACATACTGTCAGGGTGGGTGTATATAGATATGAGCGTTAGCGATGACACGTGCAGTCCTTTACCCATCTAATGAGTTCCATTTATGGCTGATCAGGAGCACATAGTCTCTACTGGGTTAGCTGACAATACTGTAGCGCtgggttacagtgtgtgtgtgctgtgataATGAATAGAACCATTTCATGGTTACTTTCTCTGGTTCCTCAGAATCTATTGCTACCAGAGAAGCTACAATGGGCCAAGAATAAATGGTAGAGCAGCAAAAAAAACAATTTAGGTTATTTTTTACCAGGTTTTTGATATTTGTTGGTATTCGTTAGTGGGTTGGTGGTTAGTTGATCACGTTGGTTATCTTTCTTCCTCCTGCCAGTATGTTGTTGAGGCCCATCTTTGAGGAAAACAGTGATGTTTTCAGGGTGAGCAGAGAGGTGTAATGTATTGGCCGTACTTGGGCaactttttacatttatttttttaggcATCCTGGGCATTGCAAGAATTTCAGGAGCACGTTTGGACCTGCAGGAGTTTAAATTAGTCTCAGAACATTAGTGGTGGGATTTCTTTGAGTTCTCAGAActgaactctccctctctccccaggtgtGTAAACCAAAGTGTGTGTGATGGAACAGCAGAATCATTCAAAGCAGCTGCTACTGCAGCTGAACCAGCAGCGAGCCAAAGGATACCTGTGTGATGTCATCATCGTGGTGGAGAACGCGCTGTTCCGCGCCCACAAGAACGTCCTGGCGGCTAGCAGCGTCTACTTCAAGTCGCTGGTCCCCCACGATAACCTCATCAACCTGGACACAGAGATGGTCAGCCCCTCCATTTTCAGACAGGTGGGTCACTTGACGGGCAGTGTCTCACTGACCACAGTCACATATACAGACATATTTCTATGGGACTCTGTCATTCATGTAATTTAGTAGCCACGGACGGtacacattaatcaacgttttaGTTTCCACATCAATGCTGTGAAGCCTAGCTGTTTTATCTGCATTCTGATATCAACTTGCTGTGAAACAAATTGCTCATTGGGACAATATAAAGATGACTCTCTACCCCCCTTTCCTCTAGGTGTTGGACTTCATCTATACAGGTTGTCTGTCCAATTCCGACTCCGTCAGTGACCACAGTATCTCGTCTCTCCTGATCGCCGCCTCCTACCTCCAACTGACTGAACTGGCTGCTCTCTGTCGCAGGAAGCTCAAACACAACGGTCAGACCCCCTCCAGCTCCAACAAGATGACcccctcctcttccacctccccaACCCCAAATGGACACACCCCTGgccccctctgcctctcctccacccccctccacaaCCACCAGCACCAGAAGGGGAACCAGAGACCGAGCCAGGAGGGAAGGCTGAGAGAGGATCTGTCCGAGAAGGTGTTTATTTCAGGCTCGCGCTGTGCCTCCCTCAGCCCCTCTGGAGAAGGTAGGAGTAATGGGCTGGGACTGGACCTGTCCAAAAGGAGTCCGTCAGAGAGCACTGCCACAGAGGAGGTGTCCCCCAGCAGTCTGCTCCAGAGCTCttccccccactcctcctctctctcccccactcccactCCTCCCACAACGTCTAGTGCTAAGCCAGAGCCTCCAAAGACCTCCACAGACCTCCAGCCCAGAGCCCCTCGCAAGAGGCCCAGAGGTGATAAAGTGACCCCAGAGCtggaggatggagaggtggatggagaggagaacggtCTAGATCAGAGTGAGGGGAGCGGGcacagtggaagaggaggaggaggaggaagaaaaggGAGGAGAAATGGAAACACCAACTACATCTACCGTCAGCCCCAGCCAGGGTTTGAGCCAGGTGTGGGGGACAACCTGTACGTCTGCATCCCCTGTGGGAAAGGCTTCCCCAGCTCCGAACAGCTCAATGCCCATGtcgacacacacacccacgaccAACTCTACCtgaaagatgaggaggaggaagaggaagaggaatgtGGTGGATACTTGAAGGACAAAGATCCGGACACATGCCCAGATGACTCTGCATCAAAGGGGATGAAGCCTGACCCTGAAGAACCTGGGCATCTCTGTACAGTCTGCAGTAAGAGCTGCAAGGACGCGACATCACTACGGCAACACGAGAAGAGCCATTGGCTGAACAGGCCATTCCCCTGTAACATCTGTGGCAAGCTGTTCACTCAGCGAGGCACCATGACGCGCCACATGAGGAGTCACCTGGGCCTCAAGCCCTTCGCCTGCGAGGAGTGCGGCATGCGCTTCACACGACAGTACCGCCTCGCCGAGCACATGCGGGTCCATTCGGGGGAGAAGCCGTACGAGTGCCAGCTGTGTGGCGGAAAGTTCACCCAGCAACGCAACCTCCTTAGTCATATGAGGATGCACACCTCGCCCTCATAGAGGACACTTCACCATGGTTACTGCAGCTGAACCACAGCTACCTGGGTTCTATTAGGCTGTCTACCTCATCTTCAGATAACTATCTGGACCCTCTGTTACCTATAGTACCTCATCACCCTTGTAAACACACCTGGCTTCTACCTCATTTTCAGCTAACCATCTGGAGCCTCGGTTACCTATAGTACCTCATCACCCTTGTAAACACACATGGGTTCTACCTCAACTTCAGAAACTCACCTTGAAATGAATTACCTCACCTTTATAACCACTCACCCCGAGTAACTTTACCAATATTTTCAACCTCTTAACAACTATCGCTTATACCCTCACCCTCGTAACAACTATCACCCATACCCTCAACTAGGGATTCATATTTTCACGAAAACCTACCAAGTTTTAATATGGGCAATAATTGATATTTATCCCAAGAGTCCCGGGAAATACCGCAGAAAAATGGAAGTGCCCATTCTCAAGCCTTTAAAACCAAGATATGTCACTATGCCTGGGTTCTCCCAAAATAAGATTGTCGCTGTGCCACAATGCCGGCTTGGCTGCGCCACTGTAAAGGTTTCACAGCAAGTGAAACTGATATTTAGTAATGATAGAGTAACTTTGGTCACCAATGACATTGTTGTGAATTGCGAAACAGGCCGTTCATGAATTCCGAGCATTATCATGTTACTCAATGAATTTAGCCCAGGACTACTGCTGAAATATGCTATCTCGAGACAGAGCATGGTCAGGACCCACAGAGCGCACCCAGAGGAGGCTATAGTGTTGTCGAATCATACAAACTTTGTAACGGCAGTCAAACAAAAGTCAAATGACTAAAGTTGCTACGCTTGTTAACCTCCAACGAATGACAAAATATCTCCTCTTTGGCAAAATGGAGTTGATGATtatacagacagcagatcagctcATGAATAACTAGTAGTTGAAGAGAGGAAATTGTTTAAAGATCAATGTATCTTAACGGGGACCATACTCTCTACTCTCGTACTGTTTGTTGATCTCACATTCTGTACCGATCCTCTCATATGGACAGAACTACGAAACAGAGCAGAGAAGCGGGGGAATGTTCCAGGTATTTTGACATGCattgttttatttgtatttattgaacctttatttaattagacaagtcagttaagaacaaattcttatttacaatgacagcccacCCCGGCCAGACCCTGACCCGGAAGAcggtgggccaattgtgcgccgccctatggaactcccaatcactgtgatacagcctggaatcgaacaagGGTAGTGAcgactctagcactgagatgcagtaccttagaccgctgcgccactcaggagcataAGCAGACATGCATTGATAGTGCAACCTATGGATTACAGAATGAAGATAGGAATTTTATTTCGAGACAAGAATCAAGATTTCTGGTTTCAGTGGGATTATTGGGACTATAGGAAAATAGCCTAGGCTCTATATAAGGCTACTACCTGAGTCAATAGATAATACACTTGAATTTGACTACATTATTCCATtctaaatgtttctgatcagtgataaaCGAATAAATTAACTACCACTTCTACTTGTCCAGCCAAGATAAATCAACCAAATATATAGACAGAGATTCAGTGAAACAAAATCACATTGATTGATTGACACAGGCTTTTTGTTGCGAGTGGGACAGGCTACTATGCGAGTGAAGAGCAAGCAGACTTGTATAACATGCTAGCAACATTTTCTGATCAGCTAATATATGAGCAAACTAGAGTAAAGATGATCACCAGCACTCACCTCAACTTGactaacatttccccagcctacCAAATATCctaacggagattcagtgaaaacaaAAACCGGACATTGATTGATTTATCTAGACGAGTCCCCCACGCTTGTCTCGAAGCAGTGTGATGGTGCTGTCTTAATTAAAACTGCTGAAATGATCATCTAGTTGACCACACACGACTATTGCTTTAATTTAGTATAACGGTTGGATATAACTTTGGCAGTTTCAGTGTAACCAAGAATATTTTCATAATTCAGTTGATCATAACTCAGGTGTTATCCTCTCTCTGCGCTTTTCCTCGGCCCAATGCCTGTTTCCTCGTCCTCTCACTCCTGTGCTTCCCACCTCCACCACGTTGTTCTCAACACCAGTTT
This window harbors:
- the LOC115105902 gene encoding hypermethylated in cancer 2 protein-like, with the protein product MEQQNHSKQLLLQLNQQRAKGYLCDVIIVVENALFRAHKNVLAASSVYFKSLVPHDNLINLDTEMVSPSIFRQVLDFIYTGCLSNSDSVSDHSISSLLIAASYLQLTELAALCRRKLKHNGQTPSSSNKMTPSSSTSPTPNGHTPGPLCLSSTPLHNHQHQKGNQRPSQEGRLREDLSEKVFISGSRCASLSPSGEGRSNGLGLDLSKRSPSESTATEEVSPSSLLQSSSPHSSSLSPTPTPPTTSSAKPEPPKTSTDLQPRAPRKRPRGDKVTPELEDGEVDGEENGLDQSEGSGHSGRGGGGGRKGRRNGNTNYIYRQPQPGFEPGVGDNLYVCIPCGKGFPSSEQLNAHVDTHTHDQLYLKDEEEEEEEECGGYLKDKDPDTCPDDSASKGMKPDPEEPGHLCTVCSKSCKDATSLRQHEKSHWLNRPFPCNICGKLFTQRGTMTRHMRSHLGLKPFACEECGMRFTRQYRLAEHMRVHSGEKPYECQLCGGKFTQQRNLLSHMRMHTSPS